The DNA segment GCCGACGGGCAGGACGTCGCCCCGGACCGACAGCGAGCCGGTCATGGCGAGGTCCTGGTGGATCGGGATGTCCTCCAGTGCGGAGATGACCGCGGTGGCGACCGTGATCGAGGCGGAGTCGCCGTCGACGCCCTGCTGGCCGGCCTGGACGAACTGGATGTGGACGTCCTTCTCGGAGATGTCCTCGTCGCTGAACTTCTTGATGATGGCAGAGACGTTCTGGACCGCCTCCTCGGCCATCTCCTTCAGCTGACCCGTGGCGATGACCTGGCCGGGCCCCTGCGAGGGGGTGACCTCGGCCATCACGGGCAGGACGATGCCGGAGTCCTCGCCCATGACCGCCAGGCCGTTGACGCGGCCGGTGACCTCGCCCTGGTTGACGGTGAGTTCGTAGTCCTTCCGGCGCTCGATGTAGTCGTCGGCGACCTGCTGTTCGATGGAGCGGCTCCGGCGCTTGGCCTGGAGCACGTCCTCGCGGGTCGTCTGGTCCTTGTTCGCGGCGCGGGCGATGTCGCCCGACACCCGGACGAGTCCGCCGAGGTCGCGCAGGCGGAGCGTGAGGTGGTCCTTGCGGCCCGAGCGGCGCTGGGCTTCGAGGATGATCTCCTCGACGGCGTCCTCCGTGAAGTGCGGGAGACGGCCGTCCTTCTCGACCTCCTGGGCGATGAACCGGGTGTACTTCCGGCGCATCTCGGGCGTGTCGTCGATGGTGTCGTCCATGTACACCTCGTACCCGTAGCCCTTGATACGGCTCCGGAGCGCGGGGTGCATGTTCTCCATCGCGTCCATGTTGCCCGCCGCGATCATGATGAAGTCGCAGGGGACAGGTTCGGTCTGGACCATCGCGCCCGAGGAGCGCTCGGACTGGCCCGTAATGGAGAACTCGCCCTCCTGGATCGCGGTCATCAGCTTCTGCTGGGACCGGATGTCGAGCGTGTTGATCTCGTCGACGAACAGCACGCCCTTGTTGGCCTTGTGGATTGCCCCCGGCTCCACGCGGTCGTGGCTGGGCGTCTCCATTCCGCCGGACTGGAACGGGTCGTGACGGACGTCGCCCAGCAGCGCGCCGGCGTGGGCGCCGGTGGCGTCCTCGAAGGGCGCGGTGGTCTGGTCGGCGGTGTTGACCAGCAGGTTCGGAATCATCGCGTCGTTGCCCCGCGAGCCGTAGCGGAACGCGAGATAGATGACGCCGGCCGCGAGAATGCCCAGCAGCGGGCGCTGGGCGATGAGGAGCGAGTACCCCACCACGATGGCGATGATGACCCACATCAGGAACGAGCGCATCTGGTTGCGCTTGCGGGCCTCTTCCTTGTGCGCGTCGATGATCTGTTCGCCCTTGCCGGCCGGGACCGTCCGGACCTTCGGCTCGTTGCCGTCGTCGGGGTTGTGGTAGACGAGAACGTCCTGGAGGTCCTCCTTCGGGAGGAGTTCGCTCATCGCCTTCGCCAGCATCGACTTGCCCGTCCCGGGCGTGCCGATCATCATCACGTGACGGCGCTGCTTGGCCGCCTTCTGGACGACGTCGCGGGCGTGGTCCTGCCCGATGACCTGGTCGACCAGTCGGTCGGGAATCTCTATCTCGTCGGTCGTATCGATATCCAACCCACCGAGGAGGTCGTCGTCCGGCACTTCCTCGTCGGCGATGTCGGTTCCGATATCGCTACCGAGGTCCTCGAACTCCGAGCCCCCCTGCTCGTAGGTCTGCTCCGGCGGCGGAGCGTCGTTATCGGTATCGTTACTCATAGAACTGTCCTTTGCGTACCCGAATTGAGGGCTGGCGAACTGATATACTTTCTCCCTGCGGCCGATTCTCGGGCTTCGGCCCGATTCTGTCTGAGAGCACCTCACGCTCGCGTTCGCGGCGTTTGCCGCGACTCGCCATCCTTATAAAACGTGGCCACGGAACGTCAACCATGAATCGCGGGTTCTACATCGGTCGCTTCCAGCCCTTCCACAACGGCCACCTCAGCGTGGTCGAAACCATCTCCGAGGAGGTGGACGAACTGGTGCTGGGCATCGGGAGCGCCGGCGACTCGCACACCCGCCACGACCCCTTCACGGCGGGCGAGCGCATCATGATGATCACGAAGTCGCTGGTCGACCTGGACCTGGTGACCTACGCGGTGCCCATCGAGGACCTCGACCGCAACTCCGTGTGGGTGAGCCACGTCCAGAGCATGAGCCCCGACTTCGACATCGCCTACTCGAACAACCCCCTCGTCATCCAACTGTTCACCGAAGCGGGCGTCGAGGTCCGTCAGTCGCCGATGTTCAACCGCGGCGTGCTGGAGGGCACCGAAGTCCGGGACCGCATGGTGAAAGGTGAGAACTGGGAGAAACTGGTGCCCGACGCCGTCGTCGAAATCGTCGAGGAAACCGGCGGCATCGAGCGCATCCAGAAGGTCAGCGACTCGGACTCGAACGGGGAGTAATCCGACGCTAATCGTTCCGCCGTAACTGTTCCTGCAACTCCGACTGTATCGGCAACTGCTACCGTGTCTGTATCCGCGACTGCTTCTGCCACCGCGACTGCAAGCAGACCGCTACTCGCACGATGACGATGAGTACCCGCACCGCAACCGCGCCGCCACGGCCACACGCCTCCCCAGCCGATTCGCTCACTGCGTTCGCTCATCCCTCGCGCAACGAATGCGCGGCCCTGCGGTTTAGGGCCGCGCCAGTGCGCGCCGTACCTCCAGACCAACAGCGAGCATCTTCACCGCCGACGTGGCGCGTGTAGTTTGTCGGCTCCTTGTGAGCCGACGAACCGCGCGAGGGACGACCGAGTGAGCGGAGCGAACGAGGGAGTCGGCTGGGGAGGCGTGTGGCCGCGGTCACTCATGTGGGTCGTGTGAGTAGCGGTCTGCGGTGCGGATACAACTCAGTCTCGTCGTCCTCGCGTAGGCCGTCGCCGTCTTTCGAAGACGAAGACTCGCTCCTTCCGACAACGCAGACACAGTTCCATCTCGGAAGTCGTGAGGAGTTTCGACGCCTTTGTATCCCGCGTAGCGAAATCACGTCCCAATGGCCGCGTTCTTCGACCGCCTCGCCGACCGCATCGCCGAGATCGACAGCGTCGTCTCGGTCGGCCTCGACCCGGACACCGACCGCCTCCCCGAGGAAGTCCGGGACGCCGACCTGCCGCGTTGGGAGTTCAACCGCCGAATAATCGACGCGACCCACGAGCACGCCGCCGTCTTCAAGCCCAACGCCGCGTTCTACGAGGACTCCGACGGCTGGCGCGCCCTCGAAAAGACCGTCGAACACGCCCGGACGAAGGGCGTGCCGGTCCTGCTCGACGCCAAGCGCGCCGACATCGGCAACACCTCCCGGCAGTACGCGAAGGTGCTCGACTCCGTCGACGCCATCACGCTCAACCCGTTCCTGGGCCGGGATTCGCTCGCGCCGTTCCTCGACCGCGCCGACGCTGGCTGTTTCCTGCTCTGTCGGACCTCCAACCCCGGCGGCGCCGACGTCCAGGAACTCGAACTCGACTCCGGAAAGTTGGTCTACGAGGCGGTCGCCGACCTCGCGAGTTCGTGGAACCGGAACCGGAACGTCGGCCTCGTGGTGGGCGCGACCACACCCGAGGAACTCCGGGCGGTCCGCGAGCGCGTCCCCGAACTCCCGTTCCTCGTCCCCGGCGTCGGCGCCCAGGGCGGCGACGAGGAGGCCGCCGCCGTCCACGCCACCGCCGAGAACGGCGCGGGCCTCGTGAATTCGACCCGGGGCATCATCTTCGCGGGCGAGGACTCCGAGGCGGCCTTCGACGTGGCCGCCGGCGAAGCTGCGGCCGACCTGAAAGCCCGACTGAACCGGTATCGAGACTGAGTTCGCATCGACACGCCTAATCGGTCGGAGTCCGAACCGCCGACCGTGACCACAGAAACCGAGACGCGGTCCGGACGCCCGCTGTTCGCCGCGGCCGGGGCCGTCGTCGTCCTGATGGCCGCCGTCATCGGCGCGGTCGTCGGCGCGACCGGCGAGGCCCGCGGGGCGACGATGGAGTTCTTCGGCGTCACCCTGTTCGGGATGACGCCCGTCTCGATGGCCGTCTTCGGCGTGCTCGTGACCTCCGCGGTGCTCGCGCTGGTGTTCGGCCTCGTGAGTCTCGCGTCGCGGTACGACGCCGAGACTCGCTGACCGACCCCGAAATTCGCCGGTTCGCCGAACGGCCACGAACGCTGAACGACCCAGAAACCCGTCGATTTTCGTCGCGAACGCTCCCGCTCAGACGGTCGGTAGCTCCCAGTCGTGGCGAATCGCCAACAGGCGCAGGCCGAAGACGAACGCGGCGCAGACGACGGCGCTCGCGCGCCGCCCCGCACCCGCCGAAATAGCGACCCAGAAGACCACGCCGCCGAGCACCGCGCACGTCGCGTAGAAGTCCTCGACCAGGACGAAGGGGACGTTCCGCAGAAGGACGTCGCTAACGAGGCCGCCGCCGACGCCGGTGACGGTGGCGAGGACGACCACGCCGAACGGCGAGAGGCCGGCGGTCGTCGCGACCAGCGCGCCGGTGGTGGCGAACGCCGAGAGGCCGACCGCGTCGGCGAGCAGGACGAGCGAGTGGTCTGTCGCACCCATTTCGAGGCGCGCGAGCGCAACCGCCAGGCCGACGCCCACGAGCGCGACGCTCACGTCTGTCGTCGACCGGAGCGCCACCGGCACGGTGTCGACCAGCAGGTCGCGGGTGACGCCGCCGCCGAGGGCGGTCATCACGCCCAGGACCGCCACGCCCAGCAGGTCGAGGTCGGCGTCTGCCCCGCGCAGCGACCCGA comes from the Halorussus vallis genome and includes:
- the lonB gene encoding ATP-dependent protease LonB codes for the protein MSNDTDNDAPPPEQTYEQGGSEFEDLGSDIGTDIADEEVPDDDLLGGLDIDTTDEIEIPDRLVDQVIGQDHARDVVQKAAKQRRHVMMIGTPGTGKSMLAKAMSELLPKEDLQDVLVYHNPDDGNEPKVRTVPAGKGEQIIDAHKEEARKRNQMRSFLMWVIIAIVVGYSLLIAQRPLLGILAAGVIYLAFRYGSRGNDAMIPNLLVNTADQTTAPFEDATGAHAGALLGDVRHDPFQSGGMETPSHDRVEPGAIHKANKGVLFVDEINTLDIRSQQKLMTAIQEGEFSITGQSERSSGAMVQTEPVPCDFIMIAAGNMDAMENMHPALRSRIKGYGYEVYMDDTIDDTPEMRRKYTRFIAQEVEKDGRLPHFTEDAVEEIILEAQRRSGRKDHLTLRLRDLGGLVRVSGDIARAANKDQTTREDVLQAKRRSRSIEQQVADDYIERRKDYELTVNQGEVTGRVNGLAVMGEDSGIVLPVMAEVTPSQGPGQVIATGQLKEMAEEAVQNVSAIIKKFSDEDISEKDVHIQFVQAGQQGVDGDSASITVATAVISALEDIPIHQDLAMTGSLSVRGDVLPVGGVTHKIEAAAKAGLDRVIIPKANEDDVMIEEEYEEQIEIIPVSHISEVLDVALAGEAEKDSLVDRLKNITGSALERQVGRGSGSPSPQ
- a CDS encoding nicotinamide-nucleotide adenylyltransferase translates to MNRGFYIGRFQPFHNGHLSVVETISEEVDELVLGIGSAGDSHTRHDPFTAGERIMMITKSLVDLDLVTYAVPIEDLDRNSVWVSHVQSMSPDFDIAYSNNPLVIQLFTEAGVEVRQSPMFNRGVLEGTEVRDRMVKGENWEKLVPDAVVEIVEETGGIERIQKVSDSDSNGE
- the pyrF gene encoding orotidine-5'-phosphate decarboxylase — protein: MAAFFDRLADRIAEIDSVVSVGLDPDTDRLPEEVRDADLPRWEFNRRIIDATHEHAAVFKPNAAFYEDSDGWRALEKTVEHARTKGVPVLLDAKRADIGNTSRQYAKVLDSVDAITLNPFLGRDSLAPFLDRADAGCFLLCRTSNPGGADVQELELDSGKLVYEAVADLASSWNRNRNVGLVVGATTPEELRAVRERVPELPFLVPGVGAQGGDEEAAAVHATAENGAGLVNSTRGIIFAGEDSEAAFDVAAGEAAADLKARLNRYRD
- a CDS encoding DUF7520 family protein yields the protein MTTETETRSGRPLFAAAGAVVVLMAAVIGAVVGATGEARGATMEFFGVTLFGMTPVSMAVFGVLVTSAVLALVFGLVSLASRYDAETR
- a CDS encoding trimeric intracellular cation channel family protein; the encoded protein is MNVIGLLAFAVVGSLRGADADLDLLGVAVLGVMTALGGGVTRDLLVDTVPVALRSTTDVSVALVGVGLAVALARLEMGATDHSLVLLADAVGLSAFATTGALVATTAGLSPFGVVVLATVTGVGGGLVSDVLLRNVPFVLVEDFYATCAVLGGVVFWVAISAGAGRRASAVVCAAFVFGLRLLAIRHDWELPTV